One Sulfolobus sp. S-194 DNA segment encodes these proteins:
- a CDS encoding xanthine dehydrogenase family protein molybdopterin-binding subunit, whose product MYIEGLRAVNGEGEYINDLPDLPGTLYMAIYRSPIAHGKIKRVDLNDVKLHGGIAFGPEELSKVIVNPFPNTVDLPIKYYPFAKDKVRFVGEPIAVVLAKDYYKAIDLLDYVNVEIEELPPVITIEDSLKNEVLLHEEVKTNVAMHKIMRFGNIERAFSESPIVISHIFKFGRHSALPLETYGILARFGDELEVWANIQGPMLQVYFLSRALNIPINKIKLFSPRDIGGSFGNKYSLYPYITLAAAASKLTGKPIRWFESRAESFIASSAGGERKGNVEIASTKDGIIKGIRYTFYEDVGAYVRPPEPGVLFRVQGNLNGAYDIRAIEAEYYVVLTNKSPTGLNRGYGAPPFYFALETAVDKLADEVGIDPLELRLKNLIKVFDEEINGQRFYETVSGGLYPEQDYVKVVKAIEEEYKKWKNMKDVGVGIAVIVEPSGTNLAYVDLALNKIRNPHSASGDYITIALNPDGSVSVFVNGTNEGLGHETTIAEFISKELGIDESLIHVENRVDTTQPWNLASGSYSSRFAPIVMSAVKNGVDELKKRLAELAKKYLEAEEIIFENGRFYDAKNKEKYVDIKRLVSAYHWNPSEFNYDKALSVTSYFYSPLLKPPEDNKINSSLGYAIQAHLAVVKRDEVTGEFKIVKYVISHDAGKMLNKNLLEGQIYGGLLHGIALTFYEELKYDDRGNPLVTLFDSYESPTLSEVIETQVELIHFETPAKYIPTGAYGGGEGPIMAAPAALANAISRLIGKRISELPIRVIE is encoded by the coding sequence ATGTATATTGAAGGATTACGTGCTGTTAACGGTGAAGGAGAATACATAAATGACCTACCAGATTTACCTGGTACACTATACATGGCTATTTACAGAAGTCCTATTGCACACGGAAAAATAAAAAGGGTAGACCTTAATGACGTTAAACTTCACGGTGGTATTGCTTTTGGGCCAGAAGAATTAAGTAAAGTTATTGTAAATCCTTTTCCTAATACTGTGGACTTACCAATAAAATATTATCCTTTTGCGAAAGATAAAGTTAGATTTGTAGGTGAACCAATAGCTGTAGTTTTAGCCAAAGATTATTATAAGGCTATTGATTTACTAGATTATGTAAACGTCGAAATCGAGGAATTACCACCCGTTATCACAATTGAGGATTCCTTAAAAAATGAGGTTTTACTACATGAAGAGGTGAAAACGAATGTAGCGATGCATAAAATTATGAGATTTGGGAATATAGAAAGAGCTTTTTCCGAATCACCTATCGTTATTTCACATATATTCAAATTCGGAAGGCACTCAGCATTACCCCTTGAGACTTACGGTATATTGGCTAGATTTGGTGATGAACTAGAGGTTTGGGCAAATATACAAGGACCTATGCTACAGGTTTATTTCCTTAGTAGGGCACTTAATATACCTATAAATAAGATTAAATTATTTTCACCCAGAGATATAGGTGGGAGTTTTGGAAACAAATATTCGCTTTATCCATACATTACTTTAGCTGCAGCAGCATCAAAATTAACGGGAAAACCTATTAGATGGTTTGAAAGTAGAGCTGAAAGCTTTATAGCTAGTTCGGCTGGAGGGGAAAGAAAAGGAAATGTCGAAATAGCATCGACAAAAGATGGGATAATAAAAGGTATACGATACACTTTTTATGAAGATGTTGGAGCATACGTTAGACCTCCTGAGCCCGGAGTGCTATTTAGAGTTCAAGGTAATTTGAACGGAGCTTATGATATTAGGGCTATTGAAGCTGAATATTACGTAGTTTTAACTAATAAGTCTCCTACTGGTTTAAATAGGGGTTATGGAGCACCTCCATTTTATTTTGCCTTGGAGACTGCAGTTGATAAACTTGCTGACGAAGTTGGAATTGATCCTCTGGAATTAAGGTTAAAGAATTTAATAAAAGTTTTTGATGAAGAGATTAACGGACAAAGATTTTATGAAACAGTTTCAGGAGGACTTTACCCAGAACAAGACTACGTTAAGGTTGTGAAAGCTATTGAAGAGGAGTATAAGAAATGGAAGAATATGAAAGACGTAGGAGTTGGTATAGCTGTGATCGTAGAACCTAGTGGAACAAATTTGGCTTATGTGGATTTAGCATTAAATAAAATAAGGAACCCTCACTCAGCCTCTGGTGATTATATTACCATAGCTCTTAACCCAGATGGTTCAGTATCTGTATTTGTTAATGGTACTAATGAGGGTTTGGGGCATGAGACTACAATAGCTGAATTTATTTCAAAAGAGCTTGGGATAGATGAAAGTCTTATTCATGTAGAGAATAGAGTTGATACTACACAACCTTGGAACTTAGCTAGTGGTAGTTATTCAAGTAGATTTGCACCAATCGTAATGAGTGCAGTAAAGAATGGAGTAGATGAGCTTAAGAAAAGATTAGCAGAATTAGCTAAAAAGTACCTAGAAGCTGAAGAGATAATATTTGAAAATGGAAGATTTTATGATGCTAAGAACAAGGAAAAATACGTGGACATTAAAAGATTGGTCTCAGCTTACCATTGGAATCCATCCGAATTTAATTATGATAAGGCTTTATCTGTTACCTCTTACTTTTATTCACCCCTTCTAAAACCTCCTGAAGATAATAAGATAAATTCTTCCTTAGGATATGCTATTCAAGCACATTTAGCTGTTGTAAAAAGGGATGAGGTTACCGGCGAATTTAAGATAGTTAAGTATGTTATTTCACACGACGCTGGAAAAATGTTAAATAAGAATTTACTTGAAGGGCAAATTTACGGAGGACTATTGCATGGCATTGCATTAACGTTTTATGAGGAACTGAAATATGATGACAGAGGAAATCCTTTAGTAACACTCTTTGATTCCTATGAATCTCCAACTCTATCTGAAGTTATAGAGACACAAGTTGAGCTTATTCATTTCGAAACTCCAGCAAAATACATTCCTACTGGTGCATATGGAGGTGGAGAAGGACCAATAATGGCAGCTCCAGCTGCATTAGCTAATGCAATATCAAGGCTTATAGGAAAAAGAATAAGTGAGCTGCCTATTAGGGTGATAGAATGA
- a CDS encoding thiolase family protein yields the protein MVAIVDVGITKFGKRKENIFELVKEATEKLLKYEIDYVIVSNSYSGEFNQISGLSSLMTTYLNLDNIPSLRVDNTSGSGGSAILVAKSLLESQEANTVLVIGVEKMSEKTTREVTKIISSLLPSEERIASLPSLASISAIEYMRRFNASRESIAQVAVKNHYNGSLNPFAHIQKRVTLEEVLNSPVISEPLRLYEYTPISDGAAAVVMVRNEDALSYTSKPVYIKGIGSSNYTAYVSEKEDFVTLPAVVEASQKAFKKAKVEKIDFAELHDMATILEIIQSEDIGLFKKGEGWKAVLEGLTSLNGEIPINPSGGLNSKGHPIGASGVAQAVEVFSQIRNEAGSRQVKNARVGLSLSMAGYGNSATVIIYGDEP from the coding sequence ATGGTTGCTATTGTTGATGTAGGGATCACGAAATTTGGAAAAAGAAAAGAAAATATCTTTGAACTTGTCAAAGAAGCTACAGAAAAATTATTGAAATACGAGATTGATTATGTAATAGTTTCAAATTCGTATTCGGGAGAGTTCAATCAAATCTCAGGTTTAAGTTCTCTTATGACCACTTATTTAAATCTAGATAATATACCTTCTTTAAGAGTAGATAATACAAGCGGAAGTGGAGGATCGGCAATATTAGTTGCAAAATCTTTACTTGAATCTCAAGAAGCAAATACAGTTTTAGTGATTGGAGTTGAGAAAATGTCTGAGAAAACAACAAGAGAAGTTACTAAAATTATCTCTTCATTATTACCATCAGAGGAACGAATTGCATCTCTTCCTTCCCTTGCATCCATATCTGCAATAGAATATATGAGGAGATTTAATGCATCTAGAGAAAGTATAGCTCAAGTAGCTGTGAAAAATCATTATAATGGTTCCCTTAACCCTTTCGCACATATACAAAAGAGAGTAACATTAGAAGAAGTTCTAAATTCTCCAGTTATTTCCGAACCGTTAAGACTTTACGAATATACTCCCATAAGTGATGGTGCTGCTGCTGTTGTCATGGTTAGGAATGAGGATGCGCTAAGTTATACATCTAAACCAGTTTACATAAAAGGAATAGGAAGTAGTAATTATACAGCATATGTAAGTGAAAAAGAGGATTTTGTGACTTTACCAGCAGTAGTAGAAGCTTCTCAAAAGGCATTTAAGAAGGCTAAAGTTGAAAAGATTGATTTTGCAGAGTTGCATGATATGGCAACTATTTTAGAAATTATACAGTCTGAAGATATTGGTTTATTTAAGAAGGGTGAAGGCTGGAAAGCAGTTTTAGAAGGTCTAACGTCACTTAATGGAGAAATACCGATAAATCCTAGTGGTGGGTTAAATTCAAAAGGTCATCCTATAGGGGCTAGCGGTGTTGCACAGGCTGTTGAAGTATTTTCACAAATCAGAAATGAGGCTGGAAGTAGGCAAGTTAAAAATGCTAGAGTTGGTCTTTCATTAAGTATGGCTGGTTACGGAAATTCTGCAACTGTGATTATATATGGTGATGAACCTTGA
- a CDS encoding enoyl-CoA hydratase/isomerase family protein: protein MQYMIYEKRGITSWIIFNRPERLNAFDKGSWDSLAKLLKKANEDDTKVVVLTGNGRAFSSGDDIYAMYELKNSDEAKDFFLTLYSAIESLIELEKPLICAVNGLAYGGGCEILLFCDVTIAIQSAKFSIPEAKLGLIPPMAITIGPLALGRRINRLVLTGEAITAEEAKILGLVDYVVPDDKLIEEVNRIAEMINQLDFYSLKTIKRWLRKDKKLIEKAIMELALLSQTELAKKRMKEFIDSKKKS from the coding sequence ATTCAATATATGATCTATGAAAAAAGAGGCATCACTTCATGGATAATATTCAATAGACCAGAAAGGCTTAACGCTTTTGATAAAGGGAGTTGGGATTCCTTAGCTAAACTATTAAAGAAAGCTAATGAGGATGATACAAAAGTTGTAGTTCTTACTGGAAATGGAAGAGCGTTTTCTTCTGGTGATGATATATATGCCATGTATGAATTAAAAAATAGTGATGAAGCTAAAGATTTCTTTCTCACACTTTATTCAGCGATAGAAAGTTTAATTGAACTTGAAAAACCATTGATATGTGCTGTTAATGGTTTAGCATATGGGGGAGGATGTGAAATATTACTCTTCTGTGATGTTACTATAGCGATACAATCTGCAAAATTTTCTATCCCAGAAGCTAAGTTAGGCTTGATTCCCCCAATGGCAATAACTATAGGTCCTCTAGCATTAGGAAGAAGGATTAATCGATTAGTACTTACTGGTGAAGCTATAACTGCTGAAGAAGCAAAAATTCTAGGCTTAGTCGATTATGTTGTACCAGATGATAAACTAATAGAAGAAGTTAATAGGATTGCGGAGATGATTAATCAACTTGATTTCTATTCTCTAAAAACTATAAAAAGATGGCTTAGAAAAGATAAAAAACTAATAGAGAAAGCTATAATGGAACTAGCACTATTATCTCAAACAGAATTAGCAAAAAAGAGGATGAAAGAATTTATTGATTCGAAGAAGAAGTCTTAA
- a CDS encoding FAD binding domain-containing protein: protein MSFVLGIPRKFKYVKVDSLNEALELLREGSKILAGGQSLLPLLKLRILNVDTLVDIKNLDLRGVSENEKEIEIYSLTTHNEVASKVKLLSKVAFTIADFQVRNKGTIGGSLAHADPSSNYYPALLVLDAKVKVKSKKGEREIKVVDLYISPYTTSMREDEIITSIIIPKKKELNFTYEVYKRGGSAYPTAIVAVAVEGNKYKVSFGGITEKPILFEGEVESENTIKNVIERLREEKIISDIHADSSTRLKIAERLFVNAFLRASKGVSDQFNIPAIENKWKSEVIRGEEMVTVKMKVNDFEMEDEVEPRTLLLDFLRRNGYKEVKRGCDEGKCGACTVIIDGKSVKSCLTLAVEVIGSDIKTVKGLSDIKQLKESFLENFAMQCGYCTHGFLMVTYDYLKRIGKRDDDELLKHSIKNICRCTGYFNIIKAIKTSSSNQ, encoded by the coding sequence ATGAGTTTTGTGTTAGGTATTCCTAGAAAATTTAAGTACGTCAAGGTTGACTCTCTTAATGAAGCATTAGAGTTACTTAGAGAAGGATCAAAAATATTAGCTGGTGGCCAAAGCTTATTACCACTTTTAAAATTAAGGATACTTAACGTTGATACTCTTGTGGATATAAAAAATTTAGATTTGAGAGGTGTATCGGAGAATGAAAAGGAAATTGAGATTTACTCATTAACAACTCATAATGAAGTTGCTTCAAAGGTTAAACTACTCTCTAAAGTAGCATTCACGATTGCTGATTTCCAGGTTAGGAATAAAGGAACTATAGGAGGATCTTTAGCACATGCTGACCCTTCAAGCAATTACTATCCAGCATTGTTGGTATTAGATGCTAAAGTTAAGGTAAAGTCTAAAAAAGGTGAAAGAGAAATAAAAGTTGTAGATTTATATATATCACCTTATACTACTTCTATGAGAGAGGACGAAATAATCACTAGTATTATTATTCCTAAGAAGAAAGAGTTAAACTTCACTTATGAAGTGTATAAGAGAGGTGGTTCAGCATATCCTACAGCTATAGTTGCAGTTGCTGTTGAAGGAAATAAATATAAGGTTAGTTTTGGTGGAATAACTGAGAAACCTATTCTGTTTGAGGGTGAAGTTGAAAGTGAGAATACAATCAAGAATGTTATTGAAAGATTAAGAGAAGAAAAAATCATTTCAGATATTCACGCAGATAGCAGTACTAGACTGAAAATAGCCGAAAGGCTATTTGTGAACGCATTTTTAAGGGCTTCAAAGGGAGTTTCGGATCAATTCAACATTCCAGCCATCGAAAATAAATGGAAGAGCGAAGTAATAAGAGGCGAGGAAATGGTTACAGTTAAAATGAAAGTAAATGATTTCGAAATGGAAGATGAAGTAGAACCTAGGACACTTCTTTTAGATTTCTTAAGAAGGAATGGATATAAAGAGGTTAAAAGGGGTTGTGATGAGGGAAAATGTGGTGCTTGTACGGTAATCATAGATGGCAAATCAGTTAAATCATGTTTGACTTTGGCTGTTGAAGTTATAGGTTCGGATATAAAGACAGTTAAAGGACTTTCAGATATTAAACAGCTAAAAGAGTCGTTCTTAGAAAACTTCGCAATGCAATGTGGATATTGCACACATGGATTTTTAATGGTTACTTATGATTATCTAAAAAGGATAGGTAAAAGGGATGATGACGAGTTACTTAAACATAGTATAAAAAATATTTGTAGATGTACGGGTTACTTCAATATTATAAAAGCAATTAAGACTTCTTCTTCGAATCAATAA
- a CDS encoding MFS transporter produces the protein MSFEKIPWAIKFRAFFVSSGGFLLDGYDLSVISFASTIISKEFSLTSAELGLLVSSSLIGMIPGSIIFGYLADKIGRKRLMGFDLLFFLVFGILTAISNSFTSLFLSRLFLGLGIGGDYPISSTIMSELSPSLSRGKYLVGSISMYWIGTAISALFTLLFLPTGEYFWRYVFLVGAMISLPIVLLRIRLIESPRWLIVIGKEKGEKESQIKGARSFKDIFKGRLLLVTFFVTSVWFLFDVASYGIGLYYPYVLEQFAFPSKYEVVLGTIAISIGALIGYIIAINVVDSLGRRLTLIVGLSMMTVLLYIGALIHISGSILVPYFMSFVAFEQWAGAVTLFYPTELYPTSVRASGQGFATAISRIGGVLGTFYFPILEHQLGFANVLMLFGSLSLLADLISIALAKETSRKPLEETSVGV, from the coding sequence ATGAGTTTTGAAAAAATACCTTGGGCGATAAAATTTAGAGCATTCTTCGTAAGTTCTGGAGGTTTTCTATTAGATGGTTATGATCTCTCAGTAATATCCTTTGCTTCCACTATAATTTCTAAGGAGTTTTCATTAACTTCAGCCGAATTAGGATTACTTGTATCCTCTTCCCTCATCGGGATGATCCCTGGATCGATAATTTTCGGTTATTTAGCGGATAAAATTGGTAGAAAAAGACTGATGGGATTCGACCTATTGTTTTTCCTAGTTTTTGGCATTTTAACAGCTATCTCTAACAGTTTCACTAGCCTCTTTCTTTCTAGACTGTTTTTAGGTTTGGGTATAGGTGGTGATTATCCTATAAGTAGCACTATAATGAGTGAGCTTTCTCCTTCTTTATCTAGAGGAAAATATCTAGTTGGCTCGATATCAATGTACTGGATTGGCACTGCAATATCAGCCTTATTTACCTTACTCTTTTTACCTACTGGTGAATATTTCTGGAGATATGTATTTCTTGTTGGTGCTATGATTTCTTTACCTATAGTATTACTAAGAATCAGACTCATAGAATCACCTAGATGGCTTATTGTAATAGGTAAGGAAAAGGGAGAAAAAGAATCTCAAATAAAAGGTGCAAGGTCTTTCAAAGATATATTTAAGGGAAGGCTACTTTTAGTAACATTCTTTGTAACATCAGTATGGTTTTTATTTGACGTTGCATCTTACGGTATAGGTTTATATTATCCGTACGTGCTGGAGCAATTTGCATTTCCATCAAAGTATGAAGTAGTTTTGGGAACTATAGCCATATCAATAGGTGCTTTGATAGGTTATATAATAGCAATAAATGTGGTTGACTCTTTAGGAAGAAGACTTACGCTGATTGTAGGTCTTTCAATGATGACTGTTCTCCTCTACATAGGTGCCCTAATTCACATATCTGGGAGTATTTTAGTACCATACTTTATGAGTTTTGTAGCTTTTGAACAGTGGGCTGGTGCTGTTACATTATTCTATCCTACAGAACTTTATCCAACTTCTGTAAGAGCGAGTGGTCAAGGTTTCGCCACTGCAATAAGTAGAATAGGTGGTGTTTTGGGAACATTCTACTTCCCTATACTAGAGCACCAGTTAGGATTTGCTAATGTGTTAATGCTATTTGGCAGTTTATCCCTATTAGCCGATTTAATATCCATAGCCTTAGCGAAGGAAACCTCAAGGAAACCATTAGAGGAGACTAGCGTTGGAGTCTAA
- a CDS encoding STK_08120 family protein, translated as MRVNTKFETSHEREVVFQILSDHTFFFKNFTPFKFIFPSDEENVFYIYGELSSLFSVFPAEAKVRKFVSPIKISYVMLFQPKLIKLPKEKELDMMYMGTEPNGSGKIEINEFLEVLIEYEGEKEKAIVSAIKKTIEKSKKEFDEIIRKERIARHI; from the coding sequence GTGAGAGTTAATACTAAATTTGAAACATCACATGAAAGAGAAGTAGTATTTCAAATACTCTCCGATCATACATTCTTCTTTAAGAATTTTACTCCATTTAAATTTATATTTCCCTCAGACGAAGAAAATGTTTTTTATATTTATGGCGAATTATCATCTTTATTCTCAGTTTTTCCAGCTGAAGCTAAAGTAAGAAAATTCGTCTCTCCAATTAAAATATCTTATGTTATGCTGTTTCAACCTAAATTAATAAAATTGCCAAAAGAGAAAGAACTTGACATGATGTATATGGGAACTGAACCTAACGGAAGCGGAAAAATTGAAATAAACGAATTTTTAGAAGTATTAATTGAGTATGAGGGTGAGAAAGAAAAAGCAATAGTATCTGCAATCAAAAAGACAATAGAGAAATCAAAAAAGGAATTCGACGAAATAATAAGAAAAGAAAGAATAGCTAGACATATTTAA
- a CDS encoding Glu/Leu/Phe/Val dehydrogenase dimerization domain-containing protein translates to MLETKKILQNNVDESFFIPDKILTFKIRENNKIYKGIRVQYSRILGPYAGGVILSEEIDLDTLIDLTIISFIRNILFNLPLGSSIGCICAPKSQDKKILISQYINYVRNNLDMDILIPDEGIEDMSEIFYEIINIDEKYITNIIYSDYLSYSIGIATLLKFALKGNFNVKIGILGLNPANSILFNLLESLGSEVFSANLNSKCDALIITSGKKIVNSFNQDKIEAKIVVEGSDLAITYDGYKKLRNRGVIVVPDVLANSGKAIGIYLKWVNNRIGKVTFNEEETIRFLYEKINRTLREIINENKKLDELKETLFLTALSKIGHTY, encoded by the coding sequence GTGCTTGAAACTAAAAAAATTCTACAAAATAATGTTGATGAATCTTTCTTCATTCCAGATAAAATTTTAACATTTAAGATAAGGGAAAATAACAAGATTTATAAGGGAATCAGAGTGCAGTATTCCAGGATTTTAGGACCGTATGCGGGTGGAGTTATATTATCAGAAGAGATAGACTTAGATACCTTGATAGATTTAACTATAATTTCCTTTATAAGAAATATACTTTTTAACTTACCGTTAGGAAGTTCTATCGGTTGTATATGTGCACCAAAATCACAAGATAAGAAAATACTTATATCACAATATATAAATTATGTGAGAAATAATCTAGATATGGATATTTTAATCCCTGATGAAGGAATAGAAGATATGTCTGAAATATTCTATGAAATAATAAACATAGACGAAAAATATATTACAAATATAATTTATTCCGACTATCTATCATATTCAATAGGAATTGCAACACTACTCAAATTTGCACTTAAAGGAAACTTTAACGTTAAAATCGGTATTCTAGGATTGAATCCAGCTAATAGTATATTATTTAACTTATTAGAAAGCTTAGGTTCTGAGGTCTTTTCAGCTAATTTAAATTCAAAGTGTGACGCACTTATTATTACAAGCGGAAAGAAAATAGTAAATTCATTTAACCAGGATAAGATAGAAGCTAAAATCGTAGTTGAAGGAAGTGATCTAGCAATAACATATGATGGATATAAAAAACTGAGAAATAGGGGTGTAATCGTAGTCCCAGATGTATTAGCAAACTCTGGAAAAGCAATAGGCATTTATTTAAAATGGGTGAATAATAGAATTGGGAAAGTAACATTTAATGAAGAAGAAACTATAAGGTTTTTATATGAAAAAATTAATAGAACATTAAGAGAAATAATAAATGAAAATAAAAAACTTGATGAATTAAAAGAGACTTTATTTTTAACGGCTTTATCCAAGATAGGCCATACCTATTAA
- a CDS encoding FAD-dependent oxidoreductase gives MEKFTDYLIIGSGVAGYHALKQLENENVIMVTSDKYYPYDRPPLSKEYLRGKIDRNSIFFEQPNYYTKRENIRIILNTNVEKINVKEKEAELNDGTVIHFDKALIATGGRPRKLKLAGEELEGIHYLRTLDDCDSLKQEKGKEAVIIGGGFIGIEVASSLTMLGVKTTVIEVKPYIWNTFVDEKVSRLIQSYFEKHGVTFILNEGIKEFIGDKRVNKVVTEGGKTLNADFALIAVGIVPNIEIAQKSGIEVDNGIIANEFLETSAKDIYVAGDVANIYDPSIGKRRRIEHWNNAEYTGKLAAKNMLGKKEKYNFLSTIWSDIFDLHIESGGDTMDYDEYIIRGNFSVENPNFNVIYLKGGVIKGYVAINRDYEELSALNKLIISKVDVSNKKTELKDEKSDLSKLSL, from the coding sequence TTGGAAAAGTTCACTGACTATTTAATTATTGGAAGTGGTGTTGCTGGATATCATGCATTAAAACAATTAGAAAATGAAAATGTAATCATGGTAACTTCTGATAAATATTATCCATATGATAGACCTCCTTTATCAAAAGAATATCTCAGAGGAAAAATTGATAGAAACTCAATATTTTTTGAGCAACCAAATTATTATACCAAGAGGGAAAATATAAGGATTATACTGAATACTAATGTTGAAAAAATTAATGTAAAGGAAAAAGAAGCAGAACTTAATGATGGTACAGTAATCCATTTTGACAAAGCACTTATTGCTACTGGTGGTAGACCAAGAAAGCTAAAATTAGCTGGAGAAGAGTTAGAAGGAATCCATTACCTCAGAACGTTAGATGACTGTGACTCATTAAAACAAGAAAAGGGAAAAGAAGCTGTTATAATAGGTGGAGGTTTTATCGGTATAGAAGTTGCTTCTAGCCTTACAATGTTAGGTGTAAAAACTACAGTGATAGAGGTAAAACCATATATTTGGAATACATTTGTAGATGAAAAAGTTTCAAGATTGATACAAAGTTATTTTGAAAAGCATGGAGTTACTTTTATCCTAAATGAAGGAATCAAAGAGTTCATTGGAGATAAAAGAGTAAATAAAGTTGTTACCGAAGGAGGTAAAACATTAAATGCAGACTTTGCATTAATAGCAGTAGGTATTGTTCCTAACATAGAAATTGCCCAAAAGAGTGGAATAGAAGTAGATAACGGAATTATAGCTAATGAATTCCTTGAAACTTCAGCAAAAGATATTTACGTTGCTGGTGATGTAGCAAATATATACGACCCCTCTATAGGTAAAAGGAGAAGGATAGAACATTGGAATAATGCTGAATATACTGGAAAGTTAGCTGCTAAAAATATGTTAGGGAAAAAAGAGAAGTATAACTTCTTATCAACTATTTGGTCAGATATATTTGATTTACATATAGAATCTGGTGGTGACACAATGGATTATGATGAGTACATAATTAGAGGTAACTTCTCCGTAGAAAATCCTAATTTTAATGTAATATATTTGAAAGGAGGAGTTATAAAGGGTTACGTGGCTATAAATAGAGATTATGAGGAACTTTCAGCATTAAATAAATTAATAATTTCAAAGGTTGATGTTAGCAATAAGAAAACTGAGTTAAAGGACGAAAAATCTGACCTAAGTAAATTAAGTTTATAA
- a CDS encoding DUF1404 domain-containing protein: MNKIFYYLTLLDIFLILPFTFNFLSYSPAIPMLFHYLILGVSIFLSNKFYSLSRKFLFIALPIIIFWHLPWFFDYATSIYFIWIVDVISMTLSGVLIGSSISKFSINFLVFLFFLWMIGDSLLSYIWIIGFSLYSSPYSIYPRYELPAAGSIVFVVMDILGVYILLKLFFAKIFTN, from the coding sequence ATGAATAAAATTTTTTATTATCTTACTCTGCTTGATATATTTTTAATTTTACCATTCACATTTAATTTTTTATCATATTCTCCCGCAATACCAATGTTATTTCATTATTTAATCCTTGGTGTGTCAATATTTCTATCTAATAAGTTTTATTCATTATCAAGAAAATTTCTCTTTATAGCTTTACCTATTATTATTTTCTGGCACTTACCATGGTTTTTTGATTATGCTACGTCTATTTATTTCATTTGGATTGTAGATGTAATATCTATGACTTTATCTGGAGTGTTAATTGGATCTTCTATTAGTAAATTTTCAATAAATTTCTTAGTTTTTCTTTTCTTCTTATGGATGATTGGCGACTCTCTTTTATCTTATATTTGGATAATTGGGTTTTCACTTTATTCCTCTCCTTATTCAATTTATCCCAGATACGAGTTACCGGCAGCCGGTTCCATAGTTTTCGTCGTTATGGATATTCTGGGTGTATATATATTATTGAAATTATTTTTTGCTAAAATATTTACAAATTAG